In the Methanoregula sp. genome, one interval contains:
- a CDS encoding Gfo/Idh/MocA family oxidoreductase: MVGVGIVGYGYWGPNLVRNFSEVDCCEVVAVSDFRKERLSLVSKRYPKVKTTTEFQDILRNEAVDAVVIATPVSTHYDLTMQALRAGKHVFVEKPIAHSSKAAQEMIDEAKRLGLTLQVDHTFIYTGAVEKMHQLVAGNELGDIYYYDSVRVNLGLFQNDVSVVWDLAVHDLAIMDYIIPERPVSVSAIGISHVPGKPQNLAYITLLFNSTLIAHFHVNWLSPVKVRRALLGGSRKMVVYDDLEPSEKIKIYDRGITVQQDKDDLYKLMIGYRVGDMHAPQLDITEALLKEARHFVDCIQHHKKPLTSGESGLQIVKILEAASESMTKNGKFIPIS, translated from the coding sequence ATGGTAGGTGTTGGAATTGTCGGGTATGGATATTGGGGTCCTAATCTGGTCAGAAATTTTTCCGAGGTTGACTGCTGTGAGGTTGTAGCTGTTTCTGATTTCAGGAAAGAACGCTTATCACTCGTTTCCAAACGTTATCCCAAAGTAAAGACTACAACTGAATTTCAAGATATTCTTCGTAATGAGGCTGTCGATGCAGTTGTTATCGCCACACCGGTTTCAACTCATTATGATCTTACTATGCAGGCATTGCGTGCAGGCAAACATGTTTTTGTAGAGAAACCGATTGCCCACTCCTCAAAAGCTGCTCAGGAAATGATCGATGAAGCAAAACGACTGGGACTTACCCTGCAGGTAGATCATACCTTTATTTACACCGGTGCCGTCGAAAAAATGCACCAGCTTGTTGCAGGAAATGAGCTGGGTGATATTTACTATTATGATTCGGTCCGGGTGAATCTGGGTCTCTTCCAGAACGATGTAAGTGTGGTCTGGGATCTTGCAGTCCATGATCTCGCCATCATGGATTATATTATTCCGGAACGTCCTGTTTCAGTATCTGCCATTGGTATCAGCCATGTGCCGGGAAAGCCCCAGAATCTTGCCTATATCACGCTCCTCTTCAATTCCACCCTGATTGCCCATTTCCATGTCAACTGGCTTTCACCGGTAAAAGTACGTCGTGCCCTCCTGGGCGGTAGTCGCAAGATGGTGGTGTATGATGATCTTGAACCCAGTGAAAAGATCAAGATTTATGACCGGGGTATCACCGTTCAGCAGGACAAGGACGACCTCTACAAACTCATGATCGGGTATCGTGTTGGCGATATGCATGCGCCGCAGCTTGATATTACTGAAGCACTCTTAAAAGAAGCCCGGCATTTCGTGGATTGCATCCAGCACCACAAAAAGCCCCTCACGAGTGGCGAATCCGGCCTTCAGATCGTAAAAATCCTCGAAGCAGCATCTGAATCGATGACCAAAAATGGAAAATTTATCCCCATTTCATAA
- a CDS encoding DegT/DnrJ/EryC1/StrS family aminotransferase produces the protein MIPFLDLRAQYHSIKEEIDATVLRVLESTQFVLGDEVTAFEKEFAVYCGAKHGAGVNSGTSALHLALLAAGVGPGDEVITVPFTFVATVAAIGYTGAKPVFVDIDPESFTINPDLIESKITPRTKGIIPVHLYGQPADMDPIMAIAKKYNLTVIEDAAQAHGAEYKGRRVGSIGDMGCFSFYPGKNLGAYGEGGMVTTNNPEYNRVVRMLRDWGAEKKYYHDLKGFNYRLEGMQGAILRVKLRYLEQWTEARRAHAKKYNDLITGVPTPKEMAYSRHVYHVYAVRTSQRELLQKKLQEQGISTGIHYPIPVHLLKAWQELGYQKGDFPHSEKAADEVLSLPMFPEMTDEQIEMVSRLVYNG, from the coding sequence ATGATTCCATTTCTTGATCTTCGGGCACAATACCATTCGATAAAAGAAGAGATTGATGCAACAGTACTTAGGGTTCTTGAGAGCACCCAGTTTGTTTTGGGGGATGAAGTCACTGCATTTGAAAAAGAATTTGCAGTTTATTGCGGTGCAAAGCATGGAGCCGGGGTAAATTCCGGGACCAGTGCCCTTCACCTGGCGCTCCTGGCTGCCGGTGTGGGTCCGGGCGATGAAGTGATTACGGTTCCCTTTACCTTTGTTGCAACAGTTGCTGCGATTGGTTATACCGGTGCAAAACCCGTTTTTGTTGATATCGACCCGGAATCGTTCACTATAAACCCAGATCTTATCGAATCGAAAATTACGCCCCGTACCAAAGGGATTATTCCGGTTCATCTCTATGGTCAGCCTGCAGATATGGATCCCATCATGGCTATTGCGAAGAAATATAACCTGACGGTGATTGAAGATGCTGCACAGGCGCATGGTGCAGAATATAAAGGACGTCGTGTCGGAAGCATCGGGGATATGGGTTGTTTCAGTTTTTATCCGGGAAAAAACCTCGGGGCCTATGGTGAAGGGGGCATGGTGACAACAAACAATCCGGAATACAACCGTGTTGTGAGGATGCTTAGGGACTGGGGTGCAGAGAAAAAATATTATCATGATCTCAAAGGGTTTAATTACCGCCTAGAGGGAATGCAGGGGGCTATCCTGCGGGTAAAACTCAGGTATCTTGAACAATGGACTGAAGCACGGCGTGCCCATGCGAAAAAGTATAACGATCTGATCACCGGTGTCCCGACTCCGAAAGAGATGGCATATTCACGCCATGTCTACCATGTATATGCTGTTCGGACATCACAGCGGGAATTGCTGCAAAAGAAATTGCAGGAACAAGGAATCAGTACGGGGATTCATTACCCGATTCCTGTTCACCTGCTCAAAGCATGGCAGGAACTCGGATACCAGAAAGGGGATTTCCCCCACAGTGAGAAAGCAGCAGATGAAGTTTTGTCGTTGCCGATGTTTCCGGAAATGACGGATGAACAGATCGAAATGGTAAGCAGGTTGGTTTATAATGGATAA
- a CDS encoding N-acetylneuraminate synthase family protein produces MKLIEIFQNKINPETCYIIGEIGLNHNGSLDIGKKLIDVCAIAGADAVKFQKRTVEDLAVKSVLDAQDSRFPEFGKTYGEIRNHLEFDFTAYRELKEYAEQKGLEFLCTSFDKDAVIFLERLGVRYYKLASHSLTNIPLLNSVAKTGKPTILSTGMCELDEIDDAVAIFKHAGTPLVLLHCVSAYPTPLEECNLSMISFLKERYGVPVGYSGHEIGLLPTLASVAMGAECIERHITLDHTMIGFDHRISLEPCELITLVREVKGILAARGKPIKQVSPTENITRQKYHVSAVSACKIPIGTFISEDMIVYKNPGTGIAPRNIATILGKRARKDIPEDIILEMSWFE; encoded by the coding sequence TTGAAACTCATAGAAATATTTCAAAATAAAATAAATCCGGAAACCTGTTACATCATTGGCGAGATCGGTTTAAACCACAACGGTTCGTTAGATATCGGGAAAAAACTGATTGATGTCTGTGCTATTGCCGGAGCAGATGCGGTTAAATTCCAGAAACGAACTGTTGAGGACCTAGCCGTAAAATCTGTACTTGATGCTCAGGACAGCAGGTTTCCTGAATTCGGTAAAACTTACGGTGAAATCCGAAACCATCTTGAGTTCGATTTTACAGCTTATCGGGAATTAAAAGAATATGCGGAACAAAAAGGACTGGAATTTCTCTGTACCTCTTTTGATAAGGATGCAGTAATATTTCTTGAACGCCTTGGCGTTCGGTATTATAAACTGGCAAGCCACAGTTTGACGAACATTCCTCTGCTCAACAGTGTGGCAAAAACGGGAAAACCTACAATTCTGTCTACAGGAATGTGTGAGCTTGACGAGATTGATGATGCGGTCGCAATCTTCAAACATGCAGGAACCCCTCTAGTTCTGCTCCATTGCGTTTCAGCATATCCGACTCCCTTGGAAGAATGCAACCTTTCCATGATCTCCTTCTTAAAAGAACGTTATGGGGTGCCTGTAGGTTATTCCGGTCATGAAATTGGATTACTGCCAACACTCGCAAGCGTTGCTATGGGTGCAGAATGCATTGAGCGTCATATTACCCTTGACCATACGATGATCGGATTTGACCATCGTATTTCCCTTGAACCTTGTGAGCTAATTACTCTTGTTCGGGAGGTCAAAGGAATACTTGCAGCACGTGGAAAGCCTATAAAACAAGTGTCTCCGACAGAAAATATCACCCGGCAAAAATATCATGTTTCTGCAGTATCTGCATGCAAAATTCCTATCGGTACATTCATTTCCGAAGATATGATCGTTTATAAAAACCCAGGTACCGGCATCGCGCCACGAAATATTGCAACAATTCTGGGAAAACGAGCACGGAAAGATATTCCGGAAGATATTATCCTTGAAATGTCCTGGTTTGAATAA
- a CDS encoding glycosyltransferase family 2 protein, which produces MHDNPAGLNNNNNSDKKKNPLLSVITPAYNEEKNIPELYTCLNEVITRLGISWEWIVIDDHSSDTTFDVIRHISNSDPQVRGIRLSRNHGSHTAIMCGISYARGDCAVIMAADLQDPPEVIPSLYEKWKAGIHVVWAVRQQREGIRTQDHLFARIYYRIMRDIVGIQNIHPSGADFFLIDHRVINGILQFQEKNRSILALVAWMGYKQDFIEYTKKARLHGESGWSFKKKITLVIDSITSFSYLPIRFMSYIGIITAIFGFLYALFIILNAITGKPPEGWSSLMVVILIIGGIQMVMLGVLGEYVWRALDESRKRPQFLIEETTS; this is translated from the coding sequence ATGCATGATAATCCGGCTGGGTTAAATAATAACAATAATTCTGATAAAAAAAAAAATCCCCTGCTTTCTGTTATTACTCCTGCATATAATGAAGAAAAAAATATTCCTGAATTGTATACTTGCCTCAACGAAGTGATTACAAGATTAGGAATTTCTTGGGAGTGGATTGTTATCGATGACCACTCTTCAGATACTACCTTTGATGTAATCAGGCATATCTCAAATTCTGATCCACAGGTCCGTGGAATTCGTCTTTCACGTAACCATGGATCACATACCGCAATAATGTGTGGGATAAGTTATGCACGGGGGGATTGTGCAGTTATCATGGCAGCAGATCTCCAAGATCCGCCGGAGGTCATTCCTTCACTCTATGAAAAATGGAAAGCCGGGATCCACGTTGTCTGGGCGGTCAGACAACAACGTGAAGGGATTCGTACTCAGGATCACTTGTTTGCACGAATTTATTACCGGATCATGCGGGATATTGTTGGCATACAGAATATTCATCCATCCGGTGCGGATTTCTTTTTAATCGATCATCGTGTTATTAATGGCATTCTGCAATTCCAAGAAAAAAACCGGAGTATTCTGGCATTAGTTGCCTGGATGGGTTACAAACAGGATTTTATCGAATATACAAAAAAGGCCCGTCTCCATGGAGAATCCGGATGGAGTTTCAAGAAAAAAATCACACTTGTGATCGATTCCATCACGTCATTCAGCTATCTTCCGATACGATTTATGTCCTATATCGGAATTATTACTGCAATTTTCGGGTTTCTTTACGCTCTCTTTATAATTCTGAATGCAATCACCGGCAAACCTCCTGAAGGTTGGTCCTCCCTGATGGTTGTAATCCTGATTATAGGGGGTATCCAGATGGTAATGCTGGGAGTTCTTGGGGAATATGTCTGGCGGGCACTGGACGAATCACGGAAAAGACCCCAGTTCCTTATCGAAGAAACAACATCCTGA
- a CDS encoding acyltransferase, whose product MPVADSVTVGKNVIIHHPGLVNLYGCFIGDDTKIGTFVEIQKNARVGSRCKISSHSFICEGVILEDEVFIGHGVMFTNDPTPRSTDRTGLLKKDGDWKVVPTLVKKGAAIGSNATIIAGVTIGESALVGAGAVVTHDVPPYAKVAGVPARILGNVTDVAERIL is encoded by the coding sequence ATGCCGGTTGCAGATTCTGTCACTGTAGGAAAGAATGTAATAATCCATCATCCAGGTCTTGTTAATCTTTATGGATGTTTTATTGGTGATGACACAAAAATCGGCACCTTTGTTGAGATTCAAAAAAATGCGCGGGTCGGTTCCCGATGTAAAATCTCTTCACATAGTTTTATCTGTGAGGGTGTGATCCTTGAAGATGAAGTTTTTATTGGGCATGGTGTTATGTTCACCAATGATCCAACTCCTAGGTCTACTGATAGAACAGGATTGCTGAAAAAAGATGGCGACTGGAAAGTTGTCCCAACTCTTGTTAAAAAAGGGGCAGCTATTGGGAGCAATGCAACGATAATTGCCGGTGTAACAATTGGGGAGTCTGCGCTTGTGGGAGCAGGTGCAGTTGTCACCCATGATGTACCCCCATATGCTAAAGTTGCGGGAGTACCCGCACGCATTCTTGGAAACGTAACCGATGTTGCCGAGAGGATATTATGA
- a CDS encoding acyltransferase: MDKPKSRVVKAVHGIREIKKDPEFEIGLSKHLHEKYSRQGLCELYSRFVNGNGELDLLIRRAILRSIVKCFGSGIQINSGVQFKHPETFEIGNNVFLGEGTYIQGRFDGRCIIGNNTWIGPMSYFDARDLIIGENVGWGPGAKVLGSKHTGNPADVPIIQTDLEIMPVIIENNVDIGVNAVILPGVTIGESSIIGAGAVVVKDVPPYSVVAGVPAKVIRSRKV; this comes from the coding sequence ATGGATAAACCAAAATCACGAGTTGTAAAAGCAGTTCATGGCATCCGTGAAATTAAAAAGGATCCGGAATTTGAAATTGGATTGTCAAAACATTTACATGAAAAATATAGCCGACAAGGATTGTGTGAACTCTATAGCAGGTTTGTCAACGGAAATGGTGAACTGGATTTACTGATACGTCGTGCTATTTTGCGTAGTATAGTCAAATGTTTTGGTAGTGGTATTCAAATTAACAGTGGTGTTCAATTTAAACACCCCGAAACATTTGAAATTGGTAATAATGTGTTTCTTGGAGAAGGGACATATATTCAAGGTCGTTTTGATGGAAGATGTATTATCGGAAACAATACTTGGATCGGTCCCATGAGTTATTTTGATGCAAGGGATCTAATCATCGGAGAAAATGTTGGTTGGGGTCCTGGAGCAAAAGTTCTTGGTTCAAAACATACGGGGAATCCAGCTGATGTTCCGATAATTCAAACGGATTTGGAGATTATGCCCGTTATAATTGAGAACAATGTCGATATTGGAGTAAATGCTGTAATTTTACCGGGTGTTACTATTGGGGAATCAAGTATAATCGGTGCTGGAGCTGTGGTTGTAAAGGATGTCCCCCCATATTCCGTTGTGGCTGGTGTGCCAGCAAAAGTAATAAGGAGTAGGAAAGTATGA
- a CDS encoding class I SAM-dependent methyltransferase, with amino-acid sequence MVGELNSKLQFVNKYDDIDINIEELHSQFNRKTSSFFFKLKLYPTLLLIYLGLWERLIDSGNIRYYFEEFSNYWTSSLKGRPLRIHDFFYLYSNYRGKFHSIEIKDNSTADEFLNTWQKKENIFLVFQSVYKYALYPISFYPYKNYIRRANQILEYGCGVAPITQSCLRFSIKEQQCFTIADIRSFSFHYAKYQLSKFEKVTFIDIPPHKPVQFPKKFDLVFLMTVIEHLPDPLEVLQGITNNLNDDAILIFDFVKSEGKGLDTIEALRQRKEVLDFINSNYSLISGKFYFEKSMGTTIVKKRDRK; translated from the coding sequence ATGGTGGGGGAATTGAATAGTAAATTACAATTTGTCAATAAATATGATGATATCGATATCAACATTGAAGAATTACACTCACAGTTCAATCGAAAAACATCATCATTTTTTTTTAAATTAAAATTATATCCAACCCTTTTATTGATCTATCTTGGATTATGGGAAAGACTCATAGATTCGGGTAATATTCGTTATTATTTTGAAGAATTCTCCAATTATTGGACATCATCACTTAAAGGACGTCCATTAAGAATCCATGATTTTTTTTATTTATACTCCAATTATCGTGGAAAATTTCATTCGATTGAGATAAAGGATAATTCAACCGCAGACGAATTTCTTAACACTTGGCAAAAAAAAGAGAATATTTTTCTGGTATTCCAAAGTGTGTATAAATATGCATTATATCCGATTTCATTCTACCCATATAAAAATTACATACGACGTGCAAACCAGATATTAGAATATGGATGTGGTGTTGCACCGATTACTCAAAGTTGTCTGAGGTTTTCAATTAAAGAACAACAATGTTTTACTATTGCAGATATCAGGAGTTTTTCTTTTCACTATGCGAAATATCAATTATCAAAATTTGAAAAAGTTACTTTTATAGATATTCCACCGCATAAACCGGTCCAATTTCCAAAAAAATTTGATTTGGTTTTTTTAATGACTGTGATTGAACATTTACCCGATCCCCTCGAAGTTCTCCAAGGAATAACGAATAATCTAAATGATGATGCAATCCTAATATTTGATTTTGTAAAAAGTGAGGGGAAAGGACTGGATACAATCGAAGCCTTAAGACAAAGAAAAGAAGTTTTAGACTTTATTAATTCCAATTACAGTCTCATTTCAGGTAAGTTTTATTTTGAAAAATCGATGGGAACAACAATCGTAAAAAAACGTGACCGCAAATGA
- a CDS encoding glycosyltransferase family 2 protein: MVNVSIIIRTKNEERWIGSCLKMVFSQEYNDFEVIIVDNDSSDGTLTIAQRFPIAKTLTIKKFMPGHALNEGIRASQGKYIVCLSAHCIPESNMWLSGLLENFSDPKIAGVYGRQIPVCFSDTLDKRDLINTFGLDRRIQVKDTFFHNANSMILREIWEKYPFDENVTNIEDRVWGKAVIDAGFNLAYEPEAMVYHYHGVHQSNDPVRAKGVVSIIEQVAGTALNGLPDPMKPENCNVMLILPVLGEVIQIDDLNLLKQIIKTAKDSKYIKGIYVFSESESAIKISLEEGISCIRRPEWLLSTNKSIEDVLQFALTQIEETGVYPDIILYANYLYPFRPKDLFDNLICDYIYKGLDNVFPGFKDFQNYWELSPEGSFKPINENLKPRDHKNPLFRSLYGLGCVTSVPLIRSGKMVGGKIGILPLEDPLFTIKYDNEYSRKLIMMIYHEQKKIRHTSGVMHE, translated from the coding sequence ATGGTGAACGTTTCGATAATAATTCGGACAAAAAATGAAGAAAGGTGGATTGGATCCTGTCTGAAAATGGTTTTTTCACAGGAATATAACGATTTTGAAGTAATTATTGTGGATAATGACAGTAGTGATGGTACGTTGACCATTGCACAACGTTTTCCTATTGCAAAAACACTCACTATTAAAAAATTTATGCCAGGTCATGCTCTCAATGAAGGTATTCGTGCATCTCAGGGAAAATATATCGTATGCCTATCCGCACATTGCATTCCCGAATCGAATATGTGGCTGTCCGGGTTGCTGGAGAATTTTTCCGATCCAAAAATTGCGGGAGTATATGGACGTCAAATACCGGTCTGTTTCAGTGACACTCTCGATAAGAGAGATCTGATTAATACGTTTGGCCTGGATCGCAGGATACAAGTAAAAGATACGTTTTTTCATAACGCAAACAGCATGATCCTTCGGGAGATCTGGGAGAAATATCCATTTGATGAAAATGTTACCAATATTGAAGACCGTGTCTGGGGTAAGGCTGTCATCGATGCAGGATTCAATCTCGCCTATGAACCTGAAGCAATGGTCTATCATTACCACGGGGTTCACCAGAGTAACGATCCTGTCCGAGCAAAAGGGGTCGTATCAATAATCGAACAGGTTGCCGGTACTGCACTTAACGGTTTACCGGATCCCATGAAGCCGGAAAACTGTAATGTTATGTTAATATTACCGGTCCTTGGGGAGGTTATCCAGATTGATGATTTGAATCTCCTCAAACAAATAATAAAAACAGCGAAAGACTCAAAATATATCAAAGGGATCTACGTTTTTTCTGAATCAGAATCCGCTATAAAGATATCTCTTGAGGAAGGGATTTCCTGCATACGGCGTCCAGAATGGTTATTGTCCACGAATAAGAGTATAGAAGATGTCTTGCAATTCGCTTTAACTCAAATAGAAGAAACCGGTGTTTATCCGGATATAATCCTTTACGCAAATTATCTGTATCCCTTCCGTCCAAAAGATCTCTTTGATAACCTCATCTGTGATTATATTTATAAAGGGCTTGACAATGTATTTCCGGGATTCAAAGATTTTCAGAACTATTGGGAACTTTCACCGGAGGGTTCATTCAAACCCATCAACGAAAACCTCAAACCGCGTGATCATAAAAACCCTTTATTTCGTTCGCTTTATGGTTTGGGATGTGTGACATCTGTTCCTCTTATACGTAGTGGCAAGATGGTGGGGGGGAAGATTGGAATTCTTCCGCTCGAAGATCCACTCTTTACGATAAAATATGATAATGAGTATTCAAGAAAACTGATTATGATGATCTATCATGAACAAAAAAAAATCCGACACACATCTGGAGTTATGCATGAGTAG
- a CDS encoding DegT/DnrJ/EryC1/StrS family aminotransferase, which produces MTIPVAKPWMGQEEADAAKRAILSGWVTQGPEVAAFEREFAATVGATYACAVSNCTTALHVALLATGVKNNDEVITVSHSFIATANSIRYCGAIPVFIDIDPRTFNMNPDLIEDAITDRTKAILAVHQLGMPCDMKKINTIACSYDIPVIEDAACASGSEIRNGRTWEKIGKPHGNIACFSFHPRKLLTTGDGGMLTTGQVDRDATFRLLRQHGMNVPDSVRHGAHEVIFESYPVFGYNYRMTDIQGAVGREQLKRLDDMIERRRYLAERYRQVLDGTTDLILPYEPPWASSNWQSYCVRLTDVCDQKKIMQYLLDRGIATRRGVMCAHRENPYVGTCRFDLSESEKAQDHCIILPLFHQMTDKEQDYVAKHLITACHEMIK; this is translated from the coding sequence ATGACAATTCCTGTGGCAAAACCTTGGATGGGACAGGAAGAGGCTGATGCTGCAAAACGAGCAATTCTCTCTGGGTGGGTTACCCAGGGACCGGAAGTTGCAGCGTTTGAACGGGAGTTTGCTGCTACAGTTGGTGCCACATATGCCTGCGCTGTTTCCAACTGCACAACCGCCCTTCATGTCGCCCTCCTTGCCACCGGTGTAAAAAACAACGATGAAGTAATCACGGTCAGTCACTCGTTCATTGCGACGGCTAACAGTATCCGGTACTGTGGAGCAATCCCGGTCTTTATCGACATTGATCCCCGTACTTTTAATATGAATCCGGACCTGATTGAAGACGCCATCACAGATCGTACAAAGGCAATACTTGCAGTGCATCAGCTGGGGATGCCCTGCGATATGAAAAAAATCAATACGATTGCATGTAGTTATGACATACCGGTTATTGAAGATGCTGCATGTGCAAGCGGAAGCGAAATCCGGAATGGAAGAACATGGGAAAAGATTGGAAAACCTCACGGGAATATTGCCTGCTTCTCCTTCCATCCCCGCAAACTTCTCACAACCGGTGACGGGGGCATGTTAACCACCGGACAGGTTGACCGTGATGCCACATTCCGTCTTCTCCGGCAGCATGGGATGAATGTACCGGACTCTGTCCGTCATGGTGCTCATGAAGTAATCTTTGAATCCTATCCGGTTTTTGGTTATAATTACCGTATGACCGATATTCAGGGAGCTGTTGGCAGGGAGCAGTTAAAACGGCTTGATGATATGATTGAACGCCGCAGGTATCTTGCGGAACGATACCGGCAGGTTCTTGATGGAACTACGGATTTAATCCTCCCGTATGAACCACCCTGGGCAAGTAGTAACTGGCAAAGTTATTGTGTGAGACTCACTGACGTATGTGATCAGAAGAAGATAATGCAGTATCTGCTCGATAGGGGAATTGCCACACGTCGCGGGGTTATGTGTGCCCACCGGGAAAATCCCTATGTAGGTACCTGCCGGTTTGATTTGTCTGAATCAGAAAAAGCCCAGGACCATTGTATTATCCTGCCACTGTTTCACCAGATGACAGATAAAGAACAGGATTATGTTGCAAAACACTTGATAACTGCATGTCATGAGATGATTAAATGA
- a CDS encoding SDR family NAD(P)-dependent oxidoreductase translates to MMKTEEGPNNFNKSLKTALVTGGAGFIGSELVQQLASRGYQVTVVDNFVNGKRENLAGVPKKSLKIIKGDIRDEKLIRNLMDGTDMVFHLACLGVRHSIHSPVENHEVNAFGALNLLLAAKEAEVKRFVHISTSEVYGTAMTVPMVEDHPTYPMTVYGAAKLAGEAYARAFYRTYGFPTVIVRPFNTYGPRCHHEGDSGEVIPKFMLRCLADQPLVIFGDGTQTRDFLYVSDTARGIILAGESADTIGNTINLGSGSEITINKLAKAISGVTKKPDARMQHETQRPGDTLRLYADISRARKILDFKPKVTLKEGLSNLMAWYTSQGSSAEDLLEQEVTHTWIKHEP, encoded by the coding sequence ATGATGAAAACCGAAGAAGGGCCGAATAATTTCAATAAATCATTAAAAACGGCTCTCGTAACCGGTGGAGCCGGTTTTATCGGTTCTGAATTAGTTCAACAACTTGCCTCGCGTGGTTATCAGGTAACAGTTGTAGATAATTTTGTGAATGGGAAACGTGAAAACCTTGCAGGGGTTCCGAAAAAATCTTTAAAGATCATTAAGGGAGACATTCGGGATGAGAAACTTATCCGGAATCTCATGGACGGAACTGATATGGTATTCCACCTTGCATGTCTCGGCGTCCGGCATTCAATCCACTCCCCGGTGGAAAACCATGAAGTGAATGCCTTTGGCGCACTTAATCTCCTCCTTGCCGCAAAAGAGGCGGAAGTAAAGCGTTTTGTCCACATTTCTACCTCCGAAGTATACGGAACTGCCATGACTGTTCCCATGGTTGAAGATCATCCCACGTATCCGATGACCGTTTATGGTGCAGCCAAACTCGCTGGCGAAGCGTATGCCCGCGCGTTTTACCGGACTTATGGTTTCCCGACCGTTATTGTACGGCCGTTCAATACATATGGCCCACGATGCCACCATGAAGGAGACAGCGGGGAAGTGATCCCGAAATTCATGTTGAGGTGTCTTGCGGATCAACCCCTGGTTATTTTTGGGGATGGGACACAGACACGGGATTTTCTCTATGTCAGTGATACTGCTCGAGGAATTATTCTGGCAGGGGAGTCTGCTGATACTATAGGAAACACCATTAATCTGGGATCAGGTTCTGAGATTACCATCAATAAACTTGCAAAGGCCATTTCTGGTGTCACGAAAAAACCAGATGCCCGAATGCAACACGAAACGCAGCGCCCTGGAGATACCTTGCGATTGTATGCCGATATATCCCGGGCAAGAAAGATCCTTGATTTTAAGCCAAAGGTCACGCTGAAAGAGGGGTTATCCAATCTGATGGCTTGGTATACAAGTCAGGGATCCTCTGCTGAAGACTTACTCGAACAAGAAGTAACTCATACCTGGATAAAACATGAACCGTAA